One genomic window of Phoenix dactylifera cultivar Barhee BC4 chromosome 6, palm_55x_up_171113_PBpolish2nd_filt_p, whole genome shotgun sequence includes the following:
- the LOC113462750 gene encoding serine carboxypeptidase-like 17, with protein sequence MVPVILHEGHRTGHSMPNLHLDHFKEVRTRPSTSSLSPGREEPKPTMSPLLRLLLCCCSCWPPVLSAITVSRLPGFRGALPFYLETGYATVDEVNDSQLFYYFIKSEGNPEEDPLLLWLSGGPGCSSFSALAFEIGPVQFEIAEYNGSLPTLVLNPYSWTKVSNIIFLDSPIGTGFSFSRSTKGYEVGDVISSKQIYTFLRKWFKDHPRFLSNPLYIAGDSYGGKIVPVVAQEISQGIETGQQPLLNLKGYLIGNPLTGERIDVNSRVPYACQVGIISDELYELTEKNCEGEDYEHPVGAQCVATLEVVAEFFQEIDYTHILAPKCSLTSLKPKAVTGDRRILKENHDKYLIPPPAPALGCKSYAHYLSYYWANNHATKEALHIQKGTVGEWLRCNYELPYKRDIPSNVKYHRKLTSEGYRALVYSGDHDLAIPFLGTKEWIKSLDYFIVDDWRSWHAGGQVAGYTRTYSNNLTFATVKGAGHTAPEYRPNECLAMFKRWINHKPL encoded by the exons ATGGTTCCCGTAATATTGCACGAAGGTCACAGGACTGGTCACTCCATGCCAAACCTTCATCTAGATCATTTTAAAGAAGTTAGGACCCGGCCCTCGACGTCCAGCCTCAGCCCTGGGAGAGAAGAGCCCAAGCCCACCATGTCTCCTCTTCTTCGCTTGCTGCTCTGCTGTTGTTCCTGCTGGCCTCCGGTCCTCTCGGCAATCACTGTCTCTCGCCTCCCAGGCTTCCGCGGGGCTTTGCCCTTCTACTTAGAAACCGG GTACGCGACTGTGGACGAGGTTAACGACTCACAACTCTTCTATTACTTCATCAAGTCTGAGGGAAACCCAGAAGAGGACCCTCTCTTGCTTTGGCTCTCCGGCGGACCCGGGTGCTCCTCCTTCTCTGCTCTTGCTTTCGAGATTG GTCCTGTTCAATTTGAGATTGCTGAATATAATGGGAGCTTGCCAACTCTAGTTTTGAATCCGTATTCCTGGACGAAG GTCTCCAACATTATCTTTCTTGACTCCCCCATTGGAACTGGGTTCTCATTCTCCAGAAGCACCAAAGGTTATGAAGTTGGGGATGTCATATCATCAAAACAAATCTACACCTTTCTCAGAAAG TGGTTCAAGGATCATCCCCGATTCCTCTCCAATCCTCTCTACATTGCTGGTGATTCATATGGTGGGAAGATTGTTCCAGTTGTCGCACAGGAGATATCGCAAG GTATTGAAACTGGACAGCAGCCACTTCTTAATCTAAAG GGTTATCTGATCGGAAACCCTTTAACAGGTGAAAGAATTGATGTCAATTCCCGGGTCCCTTACGCTTGCCAAGTTGGTATCATATCGGATGAACTCTATGAG CTGACAGAGAAGAACTGTGAAGGAGAAGATTATGAACATCCAGTTGGTGCGCAGTGTGTTGCAACTCTTGAAGTAGTTGCAGAG TTTTTTCAAGAGATTGACTATACCCATATCTTAGCGCCTAAATGTTCTCTGACATCACTGAAACCAAAGGCAGTGACTGGAGATAGAAGAATTCTCAAGGAAAACCATGACAAATACTTGATTCCTCCACCAGCTCCTGCTCTAGGTTGTAAG TCATATGCCCACTATTTGTCCTATTACTGGGCAAACAATCATGCCACTAAAGAGGCTCTCCACATCCAAAAG GGAACAGTTGGAGAATGGTTAAGGTGCAACTATGAGTTACCATACAAACGGGACATTCCAAGTAATGTAAAATACCATCGGAAGCTTACAAGTGAAGGGTACCGAGCTTTAGTTTACAG CGGGGACCATGACTTGGCTATACCTTTTCTGGGAACGAAAGAATGGATTAAATCTCTCGACTACTTCATCGTGGATGATTGGCGGTCGTGGCATGCGGGTGGCCAAGTTGCAGG ATATACAAGAACATACTCCAACAATTTAACGTTCGCAACTGTAAAG GGTGCAGGACACACAGCTCCGGAGTATCGGCCTAATGAATGCCTAGCTATGTTTAAAAGATGGATAAATCACAAGCCATTATAA